In one Bordetella pertussis 18323 genomic region, the following are encoded:
- a CDS encoding IS110-like element IS1663 family transposase has product MADSSLLSAGGQVHVFIGIDVSKAKLDCTLLTAEADKRKTKVVVNTAAGVQALLAWCAKHGAQPAQLHAILEPTGLYHEQAATALPQVRVSLVNPAQARDFAKALALRSKNDALDSYVLARYGQTLSPALWHPAPLHARQLRALLTRREALSKDLLRELNRKEKSQFSPSAPLVDGSIDKAIAFLREQIKQIERAIDQHIDNHPDLKQDCELLNSIPAIGPQAGNAILAVMHNRHIDSAQSLAAYLGVVPVQRQSGSSLNSCARLSKAGPSQVRATLYMAALVGTRHNPHIRALYQRLLKTGKSKKAALGAAMRKLVHLCFGVLKNRIPYQPNYAMNG; this is encoded by the coding sequence GTGGCTGACAGCAGTTTGTTATCTGCAGGAGGCCAAGTCCATGTTTTCATAGGTATTGATGTATCAAAGGCCAAGCTGGATTGCACGTTGCTGACGGCTGAGGCTGACAAGCGTAAGACCAAGGTGGTGGTCAACACCGCCGCGGGCGTACAAGCCCTGCTGGCGTGGTGCGCCAAACACGGCGCACAGCCGGCGCAGTTGCACGCCATCCTGGAGCCTACGGGTCTGTATCACGAGCAAGCGGCCACGGCGCTGCCCCAGGTCCGGGTCTCTTTGGTCAATCCCGCCCAGGCCCGGGACTTTGCCAAGGCCTTGGCGCTGCGCTCCAAAAATGATGCGCTCGACAGCTACGTGCTGGCTCGCTATGGACAGACGCTGAGCCCGGCGCTGTGGCACCCGGCGCCCTTGCATGCGCGTCAACTGCGCGCCTTGTTGACGCGACGCGAGGCGCTGAGCAAGGATCTGTTGCGTGAGCTCAATCGCAAAGAGAAGAGCCAGTTCAGCCCCTCGGCGCCCTTGGTCGATGGTTCCATCGACAAGGCCATCGCGTTCTTGCGCGAACAGATCAAACAAATCGAGCGGGCGATCGATCAGCACATCGACAACCACCCCGACCTCAAGCAAGACTGCGAGCTGCTGAACTCCATCCCCGCCATCGGGCCTCAGGCCGGCAACGCCATCCTGGCCGTCATGCACAATCGGCATATCGACTCCGCCCAGAGCCTGGCCGCCTATCTCGGGGTGGTCCCTGTGCAGCGCCAATCCGGCAGCAGTCTGAACAGCTGCGCACGCCTGTCCAAAGCCGGCCCCTCCCAGGTGCGCGCCACGTTATACATGGCGGCCCTGGTTGGGACCCGCCACAACCCCCACATCCGCGCCCTTTACCAGCGCCTGCTCAAAACAGGAAAAAGCAAAAAGGCCGCGCTGGGCGCGGCCATGAGAAAACTGGTGCATCTGTGCTTCGGGGTCCTCAAAAACCGCATCCCCTACCAGCCCAATTACGCCATGAACGGTTGA
- a CDS encoding DUF1840 domain-containing protein, whose amino-acid sequence MLITFHSKVAAEVLMRTDDAAPLLRAAGKSFRDAIPERGVFTADQLQSAITGLERAIAAADRSPPDDDEPHPDKEPVHPIELAVGLHQRAFPLLDMMRKTAAAGADLTWEVSRGW is encoded by the coding sequence ATGCTCATTACATTCCATTCCAAGGTCGCGGCCGAGGTTCTCATGCGCACCGACGATGCTGCGCCCCTGCTGCGCGCCGCCGGCAAGAGCTTTCGCGACGCCATTCCGGAGCGCGGCGTGTTCACCGCGGACCAGCTGCAATCGGCCATCACCGGGCTGGAGCGCGCCATTGCCGCCGCCGATCGCAGCCCGCCCGACGATGACGAGCCTCATCCCGACAAGGAGCCGGTGCATCCGATCGAGCTCGCCGTGGGCCTGCACCAGCGCGCCTTTCCGCTGCTGGACATGATGAGGAAGACTGCCGCGGCCGGGGCCGACCTGACCTGGGAAGTCTCGCGCGGCTGGTAG
- the argS gene encoding arginine--tRNA ligase has protein sequence MLLEQQKQLISLIQAAVAQCLPEAQAQVQLERPKVAAHGDIATNVAMQLAKPARRNPRELAQGIVDALMAQPQARELIQDAEIAGPGFINFRLTPAARQAVVQAVASQADAYGRAPRNGEKVLVEFVSANPTGPLHVGHARQAALGDAICRLYDASGWDVTREFYYNDAGNQIDNLAISVQARGRGIAPDAPDYPADGYKGDYIVEIARDFAARKSVQASDGQPVTATGDLDSLDDIRAFAVAYLRREQDLDLQAFGLAFDNYFLESSLYASGRVQETVDTLVAKGHTYEEGGALWLRTTELGTGDDKDRVMRKSEGGYTYFVPDVAYHKVKWERGFHHAVNIQGSDHHGTVARVRAGLQGLAGIPKDFPAYVLHKMVKVMRGGEEVKISKRAGSYVTMRDLIDWVGRDAVRYFLIQRRADTEFVFDIDLALSKSDENPVYYIQYAHARICTMIGNSGASAAEIAQADTALLTAPSEYALLQRLAEFPQVVALAAQELAPHHVAFWLRDCASDFHAWYNAERVLVDEPALKLARLRLAATTRQVLANGLALLGVSAPDRM, from the coding sequence ATGCTCCTCGAGCAACAAAAACAACTGATTTCCCTGATCCAGGCCGCCGTCGCGCAATGCCTGCCCGAGGCGCAAGCCCAAGTCCAGCTCGAGCGCCCCAAGGTCGCGGCGCACGGCGATATCGCCACCAACGTGGCCATGCAGCTGGCCAAGCCGGCGCGCCGCAACCCGCGCGAGCTGGCCCAGGGCATCGTCGATGCGCTGATGGCGCAGCCGCAGGCGCGCGAACTGATCCAGGATGCCGAGATCGCCGGCCCGGGCTTCATCAATTTCCGCCTCACCCCAGCTGCCCGGCAGGCGGTGGTACAGGCAGTGGCCAGCCAGGCCGACGCCTACGGCCGCGCGCCGCGCAATGGCGAGAAAGTACTGGTCGAGTTCGTCTCGGCCAACCCGACCGGCCCGCTGCACGTCGGCCATGCCCGCCAGGCAGCGCTGGGCGATGCCATCTGCCGCCTGTATGACGCCAGCGGCTGGGACGTCACTCGCGAGTTCTACTACAACGATGCCGGCAACCAGATCGACAACCTGGCCATCAGCGTGCAGGCGCGCGGCCGCGGCATCGCGCCGGACGCGCCGGACTACCCCGCCGACGGCTACAAGGGCGACTACATCGTCGAAATCGCGCGCGATTTCGCGGCGCGCAAGTCGGTGCAGGCCTCCGACGGACAGCCGGTCACGGCCACCGGCGATCTCGACAGCCTGGACGATATCCGCGCCTTCGCCGTCGCTTACCTGCGCCGCGAGCAGGACCTGGACCTGCAGGCTTTCGGCCTGGCCTTCGACAACTACTTCCTGGAAAGCAGCCTGTACGCCTCGGGCCGCGTCCAGGAAACGGTCGACACGCTGGTCGCCAAGGGCCACACCTACGAGGAAGGCGGCGCGCTGTGGCTGCGCACCACCGAGCTGGGCACCGGCGACGACAAAGACCGCGTGATGCGCAAGAGCGAGGGCGGCTATACCTACTTCGTGCCCGACGTGGCCTATCACAAGGTCAAGTGGGAGCGCGGCTTTCACCACGCGGTCAATATCCAGGGCAGCGACCACCACGGCACCGTGGCGCGCGTGCGCGCCGGCCTGCAGGGGCTGGCCGGCATCCCCAAGGATTTCCCGGCCTACGTGCTGCACAAGATGGTCAAGGTGATGCGCGGCGGCGAGGAGGTCAAGATTTCCAAGCGCGCCGGCAGCTACGTCACCATGCGCGACCTGATCGACTGGGTCGGCCGCGACGCGGTGCGCTATTTCCTGATCCAGCGCCGCGCCGATACGGAGTTCGTGTTCGACATCGACCTGGCCCTGTCCAAGAGCGACGAGAATCCGGTCTACTACATCCAGTACGCGCACGCCCGCATCTGCACCATGATCGGCAATTCGGGCGCGAGCGCCGCAGAGATCGCGCAGGCCGACACGGCGCTGCTGACCGCGCCGTCCGAATACGCGCTGCTGCAGCGCCTGGCCGAGTTTCCCCAGGTGGTGGCGCTGGCCGCGCAAGAGCTGGCGCCGCACCACGTGGCGTTCTGGCTGCGCGATTGCGCCTCCGACTTCCACGCCTGGTACAACGCCGAACGGGTGCTGGTCGACGAACCAGCCCTGAAGCTGGCGCGCCTGCGGCTGGCCGCGACCACGCGCCAGGTGCTGGCCAACGGCCTGGCCCTGCTGGGCGTCTCGGCCCCGGACCGGATGTAA
- a CDS encoding SPOR domain-containing protein, which produces MATKRKSTRRSKERGSTMYGVLAGLLIGLIVAAAVAFYVTKAPMPFVDRATRQPDQGKLPDPRNAPDPNQGLYGRDGAAGTPPTGPTATAPSPLPGVTPGAPSRQPDDLGALIATLPNLDRAPAPAATPAPAAKSAKPAAPAASATPAAPASGTYFLQAGAYRVLEDAEALRARIILLGLPVVMQRAEVNGVQVNRVRVGPFGRLDDMNRARSRLGENDIKSAVVRQ; this is translated from the coding sequence ATGGCCACCAAGCGTAAATCGACCCGGCGCTCCAAGGAGCGCGGCAGCACCATGTACGGTGTGCTGGCCGGCCTGCTGATCGGCCTGATCGTCGCCGCCGCTGTCGCGTTCTACGTGACCAAGGCGCCCATGCCGTTCGTCGACCGGGCCACCCGCCAGCCCGACCAAGGCAAACTGCCCGATCCGCGCAACGCGCCCGACCCCAACCAGGGGTTGTACGGACGGGACGGGGCAGCCGGCACGCCGCCCACCGGACCGACCGCCACCGCGCCGTCGCCGCTGCCTGGCGTAACGCCCGGCGCGCCGTCCAGGCAACCGGACGACCTGGGTGCGCTGATCGCCACCCTGCCCAACCTGGACCGCGCTCCCGCCCCCGCCGCCACGCCCGCCCCGGCGGCCAAGTCCGCCAAGCCGGCCGCCCCCGCGGCCAGCGCAACGCCGGCCGCGCCGGCATCCGGCACCTATTTCCTGCAGGCCGGCGCCTATCGGGTGCTCGAAGACGCCGAAGCCCTGCGGGCGCGCATCATCCTGCTGGGATTGCCGGTGGTCATGCAGCGCGCCGAAGTCAACGGCGTACAGGTCAACCGGGTGCGCGTCGGTCCATTCGGACGCCTGGACGACATGAATCGCGCCCGCAGCAGGCTGGGCGAGAACGACATCAAATCCGCGGTGGTGCGACAATGA
- a CDS encoding thiol:disulfide interchange protein DsbA/DsbL produces MQSTTFTRLLAAAALGATTLFAPATQAQGAQQYVNINPPMPSDTPGKIEVLEFFAYTCPHCAAIEPMVEDWAKTAPQDVVLKQVPIAFNAGMKPLQQLYYTLQALERPDLHPKVFTAIHTERKRLFDKKAMGEWAASQGVDRAKFDSVFDSFSVQTQVQHASQLAEAAHIDGTPAFAVGGRYMTSPVLAGNDYAGALKVVDQLIVQSRK; encoded by the coding sequence ATGCAGTCGACCACGTTTACCCGTCTCCTGGCCGCCGCCGCCCTGGGCGCGACGACCCTGTTCGCGCCCGCCACCCAGGCCCAGGGCGCGCAGCAGTACGTGAACATCAACCCGCCGATGCCGTCCGACACCCCGGGCAAGATCGAAGTCCTGGAGTTCTTCGCCTACACCTGCCCGCACTGCGCCGCCATCGAACCCATGGTCGAGGACTGGGCCAAGACCGCGCCCCAGGACGTGGTGCTCAAGCAGGTGCCCATCGCCTTCAACGCCGGCATGAAGCCGCTGCAACAGCTCTACTACACGCTGCAGGCGCTCGAGCGCCCCGACCTGCATCCCAAGGTCTTTACCGCCATCCACACCGAGCGCAAGCGCCTGTTCGACAAGAAAGCCATGGGCGAATGGGCCGCCAGCCAGGGCGTGGACCGCGCCAAGTTCGATTCGGTATTCGATTCGTTCAGCGTGCAGACGCAGGTGCAGCACGCCTCCCAGCTGGCCGAGGCCGCCCATATCGATGGCACCCCGGCTTTTGCCGTGGGCGGCCGCTACATGACTTCGCCCGTGCTGGCCGGCAACGACTACGCCGGCGCCCTGAAGGTGGTGGACCAGCTCATCGTCCAGTCCCGCAAGTAG
- the metC gene encoding cystathionine beta-lyase, which yields MTDESRHIDTLLQHLGTAPFDPDTGAAPVNLPSMRASTVRFRDLAALEQAQRRKAGGDRAVTYGRMGMDTHAALEHVFKELEAGTHCYLASSGMGAVTMAFLSLLSAGEHALVADCVYGPVYELDNAVLKRMGIELTFFAPGDDLQALVRPNTRLLYVESPGSLLFQMLDLPALAEFARRNQLVLATDNTWGSGYIYRPLELGAQVSVIAGTKYVGGHSDLMLGAVVTNDEAVAQRLNRTQYAMGYSVSADDAWLALRGVRTLPIRMAQHARHAQRVCEFLQGRPEVARIYHPAWPQDPGHALWLRDCSGSNGMLTVELRLSQPAARVFVESLQLFDIGFSWGGFESLVQLVTPGELARHRYWQGGGNALVRLHIGLESPEDVIADLTQALARAASA from the coding sequence ATGACCGACGAATCCCGCCACATCGACACCCTGCTCCAGCACCTGGGCACCGCGCCCTTCGACCCCGATACCGGCGCCGCCCCGGTCAACCTGCCGTCGATGCGCGCCAGCACGGTGCGCTTTCGTGACCTGGCCGCGCTGGAACAGGCGCAGCGCCGCAAGGCCGGCGGCGACCGGGCCGTGACCTATGGCCGGATGGGCATGGATACGCATGCGGCGCTGGAACACGTGTTCAAGGAGCTGGAAGCCGGCACGCACTGCTACCTGGCGTCTTCGGGCATGGGCGCCGTCACGATGGCGTTTCTGTCGCTGCTGTCGGCCGGCGAGCATGCGCTGGTGGCCGATTGCGTCTATGGCCCGGTCTACGAACTGGACAACGCGGTGCTCAAGCGCATGGGTATCGAGCTGACCTTCTTCGCGCCCGGCGACGACCTGCAGGCGCTGGTGCGTCCCAACACCCGCCTGCTGTATGTCGAGTCGCCGGGGTCGCTGCTGTTCCAGATGCTGGATCTGCCCGCGCTGGCCGAGTTCGCGCGCCGCAACCAGCTGGTGCTGGCCACCGACAACACCTGGGGCTCGGGCTACATCTATCGCCCGCTGGAACTGGGCGCGCAGGTTTCGGTGATCGCCGGCACCAAGTACGTGGGCGGCCACTCCGACCTGATGCTGGGCGCGGTGGTTACCAATGACGAGGCCGTGGCGCAGCGCCTGAACCGCACGCAGTACGCCATGGGCTACTCGGTCAGCGCCGACGATGCCTGGCTGGCGTTGCGCGGCGTGCGTACGCTGCCGATACGCATGGCCCAGCACGCGCGCCACGCCCAGCGCGTGTGCGAGTTCCTGCAGGGCCGTCCCGAGGTCGCGCGCATCTACCATCCGGCCTGGCCTCAGGACCCCGGCCACGCGCTGTGGCTGCGCGACTGCTCCGGCTCCAACGGCATGCTGACGGTCGAGCTGCGCCTGTCGCAGCCCGCGGCGCGCGTGTTCGTCGAGTCGCTGCAGCTGTTCGACATCGGCTTCTCGTGGGGCGGCTTCGAAAGCCTGGTGCAGCTGGTCACGCCCGGGGAGCTGGCCCGCCACCGCTATTGGCAGGGCGGCGGCAATGCGCTGGTGCGGCTGCATATCGGGCTGGAGTCGCCCGAGGATGTCATTGCCGACCTGACCCAGGCGCTGGCGCGCGCAGCCTCGGCCTGA
- a CDS encoding IS481-like element IS481 family transposase, which translates to MNTHKHARLTFLRRLEMVQQLIAHQVCVPEAARAYGVTAPTVRKWLGRFLAQGQAGLADASSRPTVSPRAIAPAKALAIVELRRKRLTQARIAQALGVSASTVSRVLARAGLSHLADLEPAEPVVRYEHQAPGDLLHIDIKKLGRIQRPGHRVTGNRRDTVEGAGWDFVFVAIDDHARVAFTDIHPDERFPSAVQFLKDAVAYYQRLGVTIQRLLTDNGSAFRSRAFAALCHELGIKHRFTRPYRPQTNGKAERFIQSALREWAYAHTYQNSQHRADAMKSWLHHYNWHRPHQGIGCAVPISRLNLDEYNLLTVHN; encoded by the coding sequence ATGAACACCCATAAGCATGCCCGATTGACCTTCCTACGTCGACTCGAAATGGTCCAGCAATTGATCGCCCATCAAGTTTGTGTGCCTGAAGCGGCCCGCGCCTATGGGGTCACCGCGCCGACTGTGCGCAAATGGCTGGGCCGCTTCCTGGCTCAGGGCCAGGCGGGCTTGGCCGATGCGTCCTCGCGCCCGACGGTCTCGCCCCGAGCGATTGCGCCGGCCAAGGCGCTGGCTATCGTGGAGCTGCGCCGCAAGCGGCTGACCCAAGCGCGCATCGCCCAGGCGCTGGGCGTGTCAGCCAGCACCGTCAGCCGCGTCCTGGCCCGCGCCGGTCTGTCGCACCTGGCCGACCTGGAGCCGGCCGAGCCGGTGGTGCGCTACGAGCATCAGGCCCCCGGCGATCTGCTGCACATCGACATCAAGAAGCTGGGACGTATCCAGCGCCCTGGCCACCGGGTCACGGGCAACCGACGCGATACCGTTGAGGGGGCCGGCTGGGACTTCGTCTTCGTGGCCATCGATGACCACGCCCGCGTGGCCTTCACCGACATCCACCCCGACGAGCGCTTCCCCAGCGCCGTCCAGTTCCTCAAGGACGCAGTGGCCTACTACCAGCGCCTGGGCGTGACCATCCAGCGCTTGCTCACCGACAATGGCTCGGCCTTTCGCAGCCGCGCCTTCGCCGCGCTGTGCCATGAGCTGGGCATCAAGCACCGCTTTACCCGACCTTACCGCCCACAGACCAATGGCAAGGCCGAACGCTTCATCCAGTCGGCCTTGCGTGAGTGGGCTTACGCTCACACCTACCAGAACTCCCAACACCGAGCCGATGCCATGAAATCCTGGCTACACCACTACAACTGGCATCGACCCCACCAAGGCATCGGGTGCGCTGTACCCATCTCCAGACTCAACCTGGACGAATACAACCTATTGACAGTTCACAACTAG
- a CDS encoding helix-turn-helix domain-containing protein, with protein sequence MKTFSDRLKHARALRSLTQQDLARASGLSQSAVASYENGQRQSSRSVRKLAAALQVNLDWLETGKGSMESLADYSASPAGGAYYLMEPGSGEAPPRALPPWPFTTIARAQYEALAARDKRLLEQMLRSFVEACHAEYADGRGRARKH encoded by the coding sequence GTGAAGACATTCTCAGACCGATTGAAACATGCGCGGGCACTGCGTTCGCTAACGCAACAGGATCTGGCGCGCGCCAGCGGCCTGTCGCAAAGCGCGGTAGCCAGCTACGAGAACGGCCAACGGCAATCCAGCCGTTCGGTTCGCAAGCTGGCGGCCGCCCTGCAGGTGAACCTGGACTGGCTGGAGACCGGCAAGGGCTCGATGGAAAGCCTGGCCGACTACAGCGCTTCGCCCGCTGGCGGCGCTTACTACCTGATGGAACCGGGCAGTGGCGAAGCGCCGCCGCGCGCGCTGCCGCCGTGGCCGTTCACGACCATTGCGCGTGCGCAGTACGAAGCACTGGCCGCCCGCGACAAACGCCTGCTTGAACAGATGCTGCGCAGCTTTGTCGAAGCCTGCCATGCCGAATACGCCGACGGCCGCGGCCGCGCGCGCAAGCACTGA
- a CDS encoding response regulator transcription factor, with product MSTYSIPDDSCAGRILLAFSSVMIEARVQLEAGWRQAGWIVDWCEGQHALARLLAMHPPDAVALCGVAGTLSGLVRTTRTSVPAAVVVALLSEGGLPERIAMMRAGVDLCWPIETQVEEVAAMVDAFARRGTASAAAASAWYLSNAGRVLAGPGGVRLPLTVAEREFMARLLAAPGHRLARQQLACGFRQRGVQDGAPVSSEVLPSWTANSSHAASYDAAAGLSRNVDVMVSRLRAKAQRMGINLPLLSVRRWGYLFIADSDAG from the coding sequence ATGTCCACCTATTCCATTCCTGACGATTCCTGCGCCGGCCGCATATTGTTGGCGTTCAGCAGCGTGATGATCGAAGCGCGCGTCCAGCTCGAGGCTGGCTGGCGGCAGGCCGGCTGGATCGTCGACTGGTGCGAGGGCCAGCATGCGCTGGCGCGGCTGCTGGCCATGCACCCGCCCGATGCGGTGGCTCTGTGCGGCGTGGCCGGCACGCTGTCCGGCCTGGTTCGCACCACCCGCACCAGCGTGCCCGCCGCGGTGGTGGTGGCCTTGCTGTCCGAGGGCGGCCTGCCGGAGCGTATCGCCATGATGCGCGCCGGCGTCGACCTGTGCTGGCCGATCGAGACGCAGGTCGAAGAGGTGGCCGCGATGGTGGATGCGTTCGCGCGCCGGGGCACGGCCTCGGCCGCCGCGGCCAGCGCCTGGTACCTCAGCAATGCCGGCCGGGTCCTGGCCGGGCCTGGCGGCGTGCGCCTGCCCCTGACCGTCGCCGAGCGCGAGTTCATGGCGCGCTTGCTGGCCGCTCCCGGCCATCGCCTGGCGCGCCAGCAGCTTGCCTGCGGTTTCAGGCAGCGCGGCGTTCAGGATGGCGCGCCTGTCTCGTCCGAGGTGCTGCCTTCGTGGACGGCCAATTCTTCGCATGCCGCGTCGTATGACGCGGCCGCGGGCCTGTCGCGCAACGTCGACGTCATGGTCTCGCGTCTGCGCGCCAAGGCGCAGCGCATGGGCATCAATCTGCCCTTGCTGTCGGTGCGCCGCTGGGGGTACCTGTTCATCGCCGACAGCGACGCGGGCTGA
- the proB gene encoding glutamate 5-kinase: MTAQTSAVSVISAANRLVAKVGSSLVTNEGRGLDRAAVGHWAAQIASLHQQGKQVVLVSSGAIAEGMARLGWRKRPSAMHELQAAAAVGQMGLCQAYEAAFAEFGLRTAQILLTHEDLADRHRYLNARSTLFALLRLGVVPIVNENDTVVTDEIRFGDNDTLGALVTNLIEADALIILTDQRGLYEADPRRDPAARFVAHAQAGDAALEAMAGGAGSGVGTGGMLTKILAAKRAAHSGAHTVIASGRERNVLTRLAQGECIGTELRAVLPVWSARKQWLADHLRLRGRVVLDDGAVHALLHEGKSLLPIGVAEVQGEFERGDVVACVDMHGRECARGLINYSSADTRRILRQPSSQIARILGSMTDPELMHRDNLVVT; encoded by the coding sequence ATGACTGCCCAAACCTCTGCCGTTTCTGTCATTTCCGCGGCCAATCGGCTGGTCGCCAAAGTGGGTTCCTCGCTGGTCACCAACGAAGGCCGGGGCCTCGATCGCGCCGCGGTAGGCCACTGGGCAGCCCAGATCGCCTCCCTGCACCAGCAGGGCAAGCAGGTCGTGCTGGTTTCCAGCGGCGCCATTGCCGAAGGCATGGCGCGGCTGGGCTGGCGCAAGCGCCCTTCGGCCATGCACGAATTGCAGGCCGCCGCCGCCGTGGGCCAGATGGGCCTGTGCCAGGCTTACGAAGCCGCCTTCGCCGAGTTCGGCCTGCGCACCGCGCAGATCCTGCTCACCCACGAAGACCTGGCCGACCGGCACCGCTACCTGAATGCGCGCTCGACCCTGTTCGCCCTGCTGCGCCTGGGCGTAGTGCCCATCGTCAACGAAAACGACACCGTCGTCACCGACGAAATCCGCTTCGGCGACAACGACACCCTGGGCGCCCTGGTCACCAACCTGATCGAAGCCGATGCGCTCATCATCCTGACCGACCAGCGCGGCCTGTACGAAGCCGACCCGCGCCGCGACCCGGCCGCGCGCTTCGTGGCGCATGCGCAAGCCGGCGATGCCGCCCTGGAAGCCATGGCCGGCGGCGCCGGCAGCGGCGTGGGCACCGGCGGCATGCTCACCAAGATCCTGGCGGCCAAGCGGGCCGCCCACAGCGGCGCCCATACCGTCATCGCATCAGGCCGCGAACGCAATGTGCTGACCCGCCTGGCGCAAGGCGAATGCATCGGCACGGAATTGCGCGCGGTCCTGCCGGTATGGTCGGCGCGCAAGCAATGGCTGGCCGACCACCTGCGCCTGCGCGGCCGCGTGGTGCTCGATGATGGCGCCGTGCATGCCCTGCTGCACGAGGGCAAGAGCCTGCTGCCCATCGGCGTGGCCGAAGTCCAGGGCGAGTTCGAGCGCGGCGACGTCGTGGCCTGCGTCGACATGCATGGACGCGAGTGCGCGCGCGGCCTGATCAATTATTCGTCGGCCGATACCCGGCGCATCCTGCGCCAGCCGTCGAGCCAGATCGCGCGCATCCTGGGCAGCATGACAGACCCGGAACTGATGCACCGCGACAACCTGGTCGTCACCTGA
- the obgE gene encoding GTPase ObgE — MKFVDEATIEVIAGKGGNGVASFRREKFIPKGGPDGGDGGRGGSIYAVADRNINTLIDFRYARLHRAKNGENGRGSDQYGAAAPDITLRVPVGTVVHDADTGEVLFDLDRHDQKVTLAAGGAGGMGNIHFKSSTNRAPRQWTPGKEGEQRRLRMELKVLADVGLLGLPNAGKSTLISRISNARPKIADYPFTTLHPNLGVVRTSPSRSFVVADIPGLIEGASEGAGLGHLFLRHLARTRVLLHLVDISSPDPEADPIEQAVVDANAIVEELRRYDPELAAKPRWLVLNKLDMVPDAQDAQQRFCAEFGWTGPVFAISGLNGEGTQDLIWALQDYLDAEKRKDQDAQDQADGTYVFEDPRFDASRGGAAPATPPGGDE; from the coding sequence ATGAAATTCGTAGACGAAGCCACCATTGAAGTCATCGCCGGCAAGGGCGGCAATGGCGTGGCCAGCTTTCGGCGCGAAAAATTCATCCCCAAGGGCGGCCCGGACGGCGGCGACGGCGGGCGCGGCGGCAGCATCTATGCCGTGGCCGACCGCAATATCAACACCCTGATCGACTTCCGCTACGCCCGCCTGCATCGCGCCAAGAACGGCGAGAACGGCCGCGGCTCGGACCAATACGGGGCAGCGGCCCCCGACATCACCCTGCGCGTGCCGGTGGGCACCGTGGTGCACGACGCCGATACCGGCGAGGTGCTGTTCGACCTGGACCGGCACGACCAGAAGGTCACGCTGGCCGCGGGCGGCGCCGGCGGCATGGGCAACATCCATTTCAAGTCCAGCACCAATCGCGCGCCGCGCCAATGGACGCCCGGCAAGGAAGGCGAACAGCGCCGCCTGCGCATGGAGCTCAAGGTGCTGGCCGACGTCGGCCTGCTCGGGCTGCCCAATGCCGGCAAGTCGACGCTGATCAGCCGCATTTCGAACGCGCGGCCCAAGATCGCCGACTACCCCTTCACGACGCTGCACCCCAACCTGGGCGTGGTGCGCACCTCGCCCTCGCGCAGCTTCGTGGTGGCGGACATTCCCGGCCTGATCGAAGGCGCCTCCGAGGGCGCCGGCCTGGGCCACCTGTTCCTGCGCCACCTGGCGCGCACGCGCGTATTGCTGCACCTGGTCGATATCTCCAGCCCCGACCCGGAAGCCGATCCCATCGAGCAGGCGGTCGTCGATGCCAACGCCATCGTCGAAGAACTGCGCCGCTACGATCCCGAGCTGGCCGCCAAGCCCCGCTGGCTGGTGCTCAACAAGCTGGACATGGTGCCCGACGCCCAGGACGCCCAGCAGCGCTTCTGCGCCGAATTCGGCTGGACCGGCCCGGTCTTCGCGATCTCCGGCCTCAACGGCGAAGGCACCCAGGACCTGATCTGGGCCCTGCAGGACTACCTCGACGCCGAAAAGCGCAAGGACCAGGACGCCCAGGACCAGGCCGACGGCACCTATGTGTTCGAAGATCCGCGTTTCGACGCCAGCCGTGGCGGCGCCGCGCCCGCCACGCCGCCTGGCGGTGACGAATAA
- the rpmA gene encoding 50S ribosomal protein L27 yields the protein MAQKKGGGSTRNGRDSESKRLGVKVYGGQSILAGSIIVRQRGTRFHPGVNVGVGKDHTLFALANGKVHFSVKGALNKPTVSVVAAE from the coding sequence ATGGCACAGAAAAAGGGCGGCGGTTCTACCCGGAACGGCCGCGACTCGGAATCGAAACGACTGGGCGTCAAGGTGTATGGCGGCCAAAGCATCCTGGCTGGCTCGATCATCGTGCGCCAGCGTGGCACCCGCTTTCACCCCGGCGTGAACGTCGGCGTGGGCAAGGACCACACCCTGTTTGCCCTGGCCAACGGCAAGGTGCACTTCAGCGTCAAGGGCGCCCTGAACAAACCCACCGTCTCGGTGGTCGCCGCCGAGTAA